From Medicago truncatula cultivar Jemalong A17 chromosome 7, MtrunA17r5.0-ANR, whole genome shotgun sequence, a single genomic window includes:
- the LOC11406009 gene encoding protein SCAR2, with translation MPISRYHIRNAHGLADPELHSAADKDDSEALLEAVAMSGLVGFLRQLGDLAQFAAELFHDLHEEVMATAERGHSLTSRVQQLEAEIPPLEKVFLSRTHHSSFFTNGGIDWCPNLRSEPHLVTRGDLPRFIMDSYEECRAPPRLFLLDKFDVAGAGSCLKRYSDPSFFKAEPASSVTATVEVHRERKIRKVRQKKGEWPRDGETPGVVPSHSKLHQLFLEERIENACTDPARLVKLKKRQLDGSAVETKSGRSYMEEILERPSPDHKMVRETSITPLPVKSMSDDTCEQKLELSRNYGISPMRRSMGNGEMHSSLNEHEIELNSYTQMDRTNGYLVKEPEQISSGGTDEMPSKHHNVPDETELEDDDDEQNKREFSLDRYHSDDAGSEADDYMDALATIDSDLEVDNECRPKKSLLNVQKVTDSYGEEEHQLQAQFSDSQSFGDSSLSEEISSFEQDRSEEHDEVPARLPDSHSAGTYCASDDHSLFQRDSNEEHTQPQAQFSDSQSIGNSSSETENMSSNQLPHTVESQKTCDEFFSHYDDAHDNGRAISDSGSVSSGTCPVDSGCLLLSLDHGATATSLAALPTKTQSDETPHVANHSNIEVMQTESLNEDCSEISVVGDIGSREENPICLPMEVDLNLGTKLLLDDRDFKSDNDNNKAMQLDSEDSFPVLETNVETSFTEELCSDFTHGNPQDEPDSAEVEILYPDQLSNFKEVPMTMLGDEINGPTCSLDTVEDDDRMKHPASPDCILQDDYVMVNNMFPVTVQSKDLDVSAVSSFDSADTGASIANCLASDSISSPSMNPSNLHESLLGSKDSYRMEIESIDLTKVSVDLNAEKKEYQLEPFSYITSPVGSLTKLEESLSTFEYPHEKKMEVNEEVARDSLTELTSHTVVEQPDIASTDKQLNLNKTVPSDSSDSGICNDFQHSLPKEKIQDGSPLNDMKMATQCSELDSGSESVFACQNDLQNSKNGFSPPSYNRQDPESHIEFTSEVHPEEPSHCYLSMSSDQKINPTKHVMDPMKPLLPDLFPKETKINLEETPPMPPLPPMQWITSKVQNASSVSQREETGVSQTSFQPVQPVKPDYNSQFGLSTSERVTSPYHNPFLPAVAVGSNKSLHSSGLSVGVSEYPVAIPLQFPVMVNEANGQHNYQVPERSQVHNPFLTLPMLSYGWLRHGSVIASEGESILISTPCPQILPAECAVFETDPIHQQEKLTQLTNQFMEDTSLEAQMDRTGESVLDSSPSRPILPTECAVPGADPIFQQDKPTQSFSQIMEDTNFEAKKDSPGELHFELPAECPVSVDDSISPKEQDFDSPNQIMEETVLEFTTLDESSIDLVRNQGDHLVSPESPPSTEIVQPNHSMQPSEGDLALSLDKSAQSLAFDSQIPNGKSKNKLPPPPHNHLFDVVAALDKSRLRKVTDRVRPPIAPKVDERDSLLEQIRTKSFNLRPAVATRPNVQGPKTNLRVAAILEKANSIRQALAGSDEDDDADSWSDS, from the exons ATGCCTATCTCAAGGTACCACATTCGGAATGCGCATGGTTTGGCGGATCCGGAGCTGCACAGTGCTGCTGATAAAGATGACTCTGAAGCTCTCCTTGAAGCTGTTGCTATGAGTGGACTCGTTGGGTTCTTGCGTCAGCTCGGTGACCTCGCTCA GTTTGCTGCCGAGTTGTTCCATGACTTGCATGAAGAAGTAATGGCTACTGCTGAAAGAGGCCACAGTCTTACGTCTCGTGTTCAGCAGCTTGAGGCTGAAATTCCTCCACTTGAGAAAGTGTTTTTGTCACGAACTCATCATTcgtctttttttacaaatggag GGATTGACTGGTGTCCTAATCTTCGATCCGAACCGCATCTTGTTACACGCGGAGATTTACCTAGATTTATAATGGACTCATATGAAGAATGTCGTGCTCCGCCTAGACTTTTCCTTCTAGACAA GTTTGATGTGGCTGGTGCTGGGTCATGTCTGAAACGTTACAGTGATCCATCATTCTTCAAAGCAGAGCCGGCTTCCTCTGTAACAGCGACAGTAGAAGTTCACAGGGAAAGGAAAATTCGTAAAGTTAGG caaaagaaaggagaatgGCCGAGGGATGGTGAAACACCTGGAGTTGTACCATCACATTCAAA ACTGCATCAGTTGTTTCTTGAGGAGCGTATTGAGAATGCGTGTACTGATCCTGCTCGCCttgtgaaattgaaaaaaagacAATTGGATGGATCTGCAGTTGAAACAAAATCTGGTAGAAGTTATATGGAGGAAATTCTGGAAAGGCCCTCACCTGATCATAAAATGGTTCGTGAAACTTCAATCACTCCACTGCCTGTGAAATCAATGTCAGACGACACTTGTGAGCAGAAACTAGAACTGAGCAGAAACTATGGCATTTCACCTATGAGAAGGTCTATGGGAAATGGCGAAATGCATTCTTcattaaatgagcatgaaataGAACTGAATTCATACACACAAATGGACAGGACAAATGGATATCTTGTGAAGGAGCCTGAACAAATCTCTTCTGGTGGGACAGATGAAATGCCTTCTAAGCATCACAACGTACCTGATGAAACAGAACTGGAGGACGATGatgatgaacaaaataaaagagaattcAGTCTAGACAGATATCATTCTGATGATGCGGGTAGTGAGGCTGATGATTATATGGATGCATTAGCTACAATAGACTCGGACTTGGAAGTAGACAATGAGTGTAGACCTAAGAAAAGCTTGTTAAATGTTCAAAAGGTAACTGATTCGTACGGTGAAGAAGAACATCAGCTGCAAGCTCAATTTTCAGATTCACAATCATTTGGAGACTCGTCATTATCTGAGGAAATTAGTTCATTTGAACAAGATAGAAGTGAAGAGCATGATGAAGTGCCAGCTCGGCTGCCAGATTCTCATTCAGCAGGAACCTATTGTGCATCTGATGATCATAGTTTATTCCAAAGAGATAGTAATGAAGAACATACCCAACCGCAAGCTCAGTTTTCAGATTCTCAATCTATTGGAAACTCCTCATCAGAGACTGAAAATATGTCATCCAACCAGCTTCCCCATACTGTTGAATCGCAAAAAACTTGTGATGAATTTTTCTCACATTATGATGATGCACATGATAATGGGCGAGCAATATCTGATTCTGGATCAGTCTCTTCTGGTACATGTCCGGTGGATTCAGGATGTTTATTGTTGTCTTTAGACCATGGAGCTACAGCTACCTCGCTAGCGGCCCTACCTACAAAGACTCAGTCAGATGAGACACCGCATGTGGCAAACCATTCTAACATCGAAGTCATGCAGACAGAATCTCTTAACGAGGACTGCTCTGAAATATCGGTTGTTGGAGACATTGGTTCACGAGAGGAGAATCCCATTTGTCTGCCCATGGAAGTAGACCTGAATTTGGGTACTAAGTTGCTGCTTGACGATCGGGACTTCAAATCTGATAATGATAATAACAAAGCAATGCAACTTGACTCGGAAGATTCATTTCCTGTTCTGGAGACTAACGTAGAGACTAGCTTTACAGAAGAGTTATGCTCTGATTTTACGCACGGAAATCCACAAGATGAACCCGATTCAGCAGAAGTTGAAATTCTGTATCCTGATCAGCTATCAAATTTTAAAGAGGTACCAATGACAATGCTTGGCGATGAAATAAATGGACCCACCTGCAGTTTGGATacagttgaagatgatgatcgTATGAAACATCCAGCTTCCCCTGATTGCATACTGCAGGATGATTATGTCATGGTAAATAATATGTTCCCAGTAACAGTTCAGTCCAAAGATCTGGATGTATCTGCTGTTTCTTCTTTTGATAGTGCCGATACTGGTGCAAGTATTGCTAATTGTCTAGCTTCAGATTCTATTTCTTCCCCATCAATGAATCCTTCAAATTTGCACGAATCTTTGCTTGGTTCTAAAGATTCCTATAGGATGGAAATAGAATCCATAGACTTGACAAAAGTTTCTGTAGACTTGAATGCCGAGAAGAAAGAATATCAACTAGAACCATTTTCGTATATCACATCTCCTGTTGGTAGTCTTACAAAGCTTGAAGAATCACTTTCTACTTTCGAATATCCTCATGAGAAAAAGATGGAAGTCAATGAGGAAGTTGCAAGAGATTCTTTGACAGAGTTAACGTCACATACAGTAGTGGAGCAACCGGACATTGCTTCTACTGATAAACAGTTGAACCTGAACAAGACAGTTCCTTCTGATTCATCTGACTCTGGCATATGTAATGATTTTCAACATTCATTGCCGAAGGAGAAAATCCAAGATGGTTCTCCTCTCAATGACATGAAAATGGCGACCCAATGTTCAGAGCTAGACTCTGGGTCAGAATCTGTATTTGCTTGTCAGAATGATCTACAGAACAGCAAAAATGGTTTTTCACCACCTTCCTATAATCGTCAGGACCCTGAAAGCCATATTGAGTTTACTTCTGAAGTCCATCCAGAGGAACCTTCACATTGTTACTTATCAATGTCATCTGATCAGAAGATTAACCCAACAAAGCATGTCATGGATCCAATGAAACCTCTACTTCCTGATCTTTTTCCCAAGGAAACAAAAATCAATCTTGAGGAGACGCCACCTATGCCCCCTCTACCACCAATGCAATGGATAACGAGCAAGGTGCAAAATGCTTCCTCAGTTTCACAGAGAGAAGAAACAGGTGTAAGTCAAACATCATTTCAACCAGTACAGCCAGTTAAACCTGATTATAACTCACAATTTGGTTTATCAACTTCTGAAAGAGTAACCTCGCCGTATCATAATCCTTTCTTGCCTGCTGTGGCTGTGGGAAGTAATAAAAGCCTACACTCCTCTGGGTTATCTGTGGGTGTTTCAGAGTATCCTGTTGCTATTCCTTTGCAATTTCCTGTAATGGTAAATGAAGCAAATGGTCAGCATAACTACCAAGTCCCGGAGAGAAGTCAAGTTCACAACCCTTTTTTAACATTACCGATGCTATCTTATGGTTGGCTTCGACATGGAAGTGTCATTGCTTCAGAGGGAGAAAGCATCTTGATATCAACTCCATGCCCACAAATACTGCCTGCTGAATGTGCTGTTTTTGAGACTGATCCCATCCATCAACAAGAAAAACTGACTCAGCTCACAAATCAGTTTATGGAAGACACTAGTTTAGAAGCTCAAATGGATAGGACTGGAGAGAGCGTATTGGACTCAAGTCCATCCCGACCAATACTGCCCACTGAATGTGCTGTTCCTGGGGCTGATCCCATCTTTCAACAAGACAAGCCGACTCAGTCTTTTAGTCAAATAATGGAAGATACAAATTTTGAAGCTAAAAAGGATAGTCCTGGAGAATTGCATTTCGAGCTACCTGCTGAATGTCCTGTATCTGTAGATGATTCCATTTCACCAAAAGAACAAGATTTTGATTCTCCAAATCAAATAATGGAAGAGACTGTTTTAGAATTTACAACACTTGACGAGTCATCAATTGATCTGGTAAGGAATCAAGGAGATCATTTAGTCTCACCTGAGTCACCACCAAGTACAGAAATTGTGCAGCCTAATCACAGCATGCAGCCTTCAGAAGGAGATCTGGCACTGTCATTGGATAAATCTGCTCAATCATTAGCGTTTGATAGTCAAATACCAAATGGAAAATCAAAGAATAAGCTTCCTCCCCCTCCTCATAACcatttatttgatgttgttgccGCTCTTGACAAAAGCAGG CTGAGGAAGGTCACTGACCGTGTTAGGCCCCCAATAGCACCAAAGGTAGATGAAAGAGACTCACTGTTAGAACAGATTAGAACGAAG TCTTTCAACTTGAGGCCTGCTGTGGCTACACGACCCAACGTTCAGGGTCCAAAAACAAACTTGAGGGTTGCAGCCATCTTGGAGAAAGCAAATTCAATTCGTCAG GCATTGGCTGGAAGTGATGAAGACGATGATGCAGACAGTTGGAGTGATTCTTGA
- the LOC11410117 gene encoding protein LURP-one-related 15 has translation MQIVTMHDRWEAYRGESTNSKDLIFTLRKSSLLQLKAKLDVFLADNTKEDVCDFKVKGSWLERSCIVYAGDTNNIVAQMHKKHTIQSILIDKDHFAVTVYPSVDYAFIVALIVILNEINEDDD, from the exons ATGCAGATAGTGACTATGCATGATCGGTGGGAAGCTTACAGAGGAGAAAGCACAAATTCTAAAGATCTTATATTTACATTGAGAAAATCATCGCTATTGCAGTTGAAGGCAAAACTAGATGTGTTTCTAGCTGATAATACCAAAGAAGATGTTTGTGATTTTAAAGTCAAAGGTAGTTGGTTGGAACGATCTTGTATTGTTTATGCTGGTGATACTAACAACATTGTTGCACAG ATGCACAAAAAGCACACTATTCAGAGTATTTTAATTGATAAAGACCATTTCGCAGTCACTGTTTATCCCAGTGTTGATTACGCTTTCATAGTGGCATTAATTGTGATTCTTAACGAGATTAACGAAGatgatgattga
- the LOC11416993 gene encoding short-chain dehydrogenase reductase 2a: protein MGVMSEKPLQELSLHSTDTTFSPPSPKRLEGKIAIVTGGARGIGEATVRIFVKHGAKVVIGDVEDELGIMLANSLSPSAIYVHCDVSVEKDVENLVTSTISHYGKLDIMFNNAGFLGNQSKNKSIVNFDTEEFDRVMNVNVKGVALGMKHAAKVMIPRGNGCIVSTSSVAGVLGGLGPHAYTASKHAIVGLTKNASCELGKYGIRVNCISPFGVATSMLVNAWRNGEDEVDEGINFGLPLIEEVEKMEEFVRGIGNLRGTTLKTQDIAEAVLYLASDESKYVSGHNLVVDGGITSSRNCIGL, encoded by the exons ATGGGTGTAATGTCTGAGAAACCCCTTCAAGAACTTTCTCTTCACTCTACAGACACCACATTTTCTCCTCCTTCACCTAAGAG gTTGGAAGGAAAAATAGCTATTGTAACAGGTGGAGCTAGAGGAATTGGAGAAGCAACGGTGAGAATTTTTGTAAAACATGGTGCAAAAGTGGTAATTGGTGATGTTGAAGATGAACTTGGAATCATGCTTGCAAATTCACTCTCTCCATCAGCTATTTATGTCCATTGTGATGTTAGTGTTGAAAAAGATGTTGAAAATTTAGTCACTTCAACAATTTCTCACTATGGAAAACTTGACATAATGTTCAACAATGCTGGCTTTCTTGGAAACCAATCCAAGAACAAAAGCATTGTGAACTTCGACACCGAGGAATTCGACCGAGTCATGAATGTTAATGTTAAAGGTGTTGCTTTAGGTATGAAACATGCTGCAAAGGTTATGATACCTAGAGGAAATGGATGCATAGTATCCACTTCTAGTGTAGCTGGAGTTTTAGGAGGACTTGGTCCACATGCTTATACAGCTTCAAAGCATGCTATAGTTGGATTAACAAAGAATGCTTCTTGTGAATTGGGAAAATATGGTATAAGGGTTAATTGCATTTCTCCATTTGGTGTTGCAACATCTATGCTTGTGAATGCTTGGAGaaatggagaagatgaagttgatgAAGGAATCAATTTTGGATTGCCTTTAATTGAAGAGGTTGAGAAAATGGAGGAATTTGTTAGAGGGATTGGTAATTTGAGAGGAACAACTTTAAAGACTCAAGATATTGCTGAGGCTGTTCTTTATCTTGCTAGTGATGAATCTAAGTATGTTAGTGGTCATAATCTAGTTGTTGATGGTGGAATTACTTCCTCAAGAAATTGTATTGGTTTGTGA